In Sphingobacteriaceae bacterium, the following proteins share a genomic window:
- a CDS encoding transcriptional regulator produces the protein MVQKILIIDDNAEVLENTSELLQLAGYDTITSCNGKEGLEVIRTHKPDLILCDINMPVLDGYGVLQALQNIPSAATIPFVFLTSKAEMSDMRKAMDLGADDYLTKPYTGDGLLKIVSARIKKSSLLKKIMEESQEYTGSSNEQTDHHILLENKPIKKIRKKGFVYSEGDSAGSLYFLKSGKLKIYKSNEYGKDYIIDLLKEGDFFGYTALLEDSEHKESVMAIENSEVVMVPKQDFLHYLYGDKAMSITFIKLLSKNLTVAEDKLIKLAYNSARKRVAEALLFFAGKFRADNKNEITFELNRENLSSLAGISPESVSRHLTDFKDEGLLESNGGAMKICDVKKLENIKN, from the coding sequence ATGGTACAAAAAATTCTTATAATTGATGATAACGCCGAAGTGCTTGAGAATACCTCTGAACTTCTGCAACTGGCGGGCTATGACACGATAACCAGCTGCAATGGCAAAGAAGGGCTGGAAGTAATTAGAACGCATAAACCTGATCTGATTCTTTGCGACATTAATATGCCAGTACTGGACGGCTATGGGGTACTGCAGGCCCTTCAAAACATTCCCAGTGCTGCCACTATTCCCTTTGTTTTCCTTACCTCAAAGGCGGAGATGTCTGACATGAGGAAAGCGATGGATCTTGGAGCAGACGATTATCTTACAAAACCTTATACAGGAGATGGCTTATTAAAAATTGTTTCAGCGCGTATTAAAAAAAGCAGTCTTTTAAAGAAGATCATGGAGGAAAGCCAGGAATATACAGGATCGTCAAATGAGCAGACTGATCATCATATCCTACTTGAGAACAAACCGATAAAAAAAATACGAAAAAAAGGATTTGTTTATTCTGAGGGTGATTCAGCAGGTTCACTTTATTTTTTGAAGTCTGGAAAATTAAAGATCTATAAATCGAACGAGTATGGGAAGGATTATATTATAGACCTTCTAAAGGAGGGTGATTTTTTTGGGTATACGGCTTTACTCGAAGATTCGGAACACAAAGAATCGGTAATGGCTATTGAGAACTCTGAAGTGGTGATGGTTCCTAAGCAAGATTTCCTGCATTACCTATACGGAGATAAAGCTATGTCTATTACTTTTATAAAACTTCTTTCTAAAAATTTAACTGTTGCTGAAGATAAGTTGATCAAACTCGCTTATAACTCGGCGCGTAAACGCGTGGCGGAAGCCTTGCTTTTTTTTGCAGGAAAGTTTAGAGCTGATAATAAGAATGAAATTACCTTTGAGCTTAATCGCGAAAATCTTTCCTCTCTGGCCGGCATTTCGCCTGAATCCGTAAGCAGGCATCTTACTGATTTTAAAGACGAGGGATTATTAGAAAGCAACGGTGGAGCAATGAAGATCTGCGATGTAAAAAAGTTGGAAAATATAAAAAATTAG
- a CDS encoding cupin → MDLSGKIDVVENISEQAFRKNYLNLQKPLVMKGLAYNEVAGRKWSIPYFKSTMGEFAIDVFDNGNKKTAGSAFTKPDLKMKFKDFLDVISKDEPSSLRMFLFNLFKYNPELKKEFPCPRFFRGLLSGMAYMFFGGKNTTVRIHQDIDMSHVLHTHFGGRKRVVLIAPEYSTLLYRLPLNTYSLVNLDKPDYKTYPALQFIKGAEVILEPGDSIFMPAGYWHYMTYLEGSFSASYRKLPNALYVLCGIRNLVIFLPLDKALNKLLGKHWLGIKVRIAKKRAERVMNKNRMPYFDDALGI, encoded by the coding sequence ATGGATCTCAGTGGGAAAATTGATGTTGTTGAGAATATCTCGGAACAAGCTTTCAGGAAAAATTACCTGAACCTGCAAAAACCTTTGGTTATGAAAGGTCTCGCCTACAATGAAGTAGCAGGCAGAAAATGGTCTATACCCTATTTTAAAAGTACAATGGGCGAATTTGCTATCGATGTATTTGACAATGGCAATAAAAAAACAGCCGGCTCTGCTTTTACAAAACCAGATCTGAAAATGAAGTTCAAGGATTTCCTCGATGTGATATCCAAAGATGAACCCAGTTCACTGCGCATGTTTCTGTTTAATTTATTTAAGTATAACCCGGAGTTAAAAAAAGAATTTCCCTGCCCCCGTTTTTTCAGAGGTCTCCTTTCGGGTATGGCTTACATGTTCTTTGGTGGAAAAAACACGACTGTTCGCATACACCAGGACATTGACATGTCGCATGTGCTGCATACGCATTTCGGTGGGCGAAAACGGGTTGTATTAATAGCACCTGAATATTCAACTTTGCTATACCGCCTTCCCCTCAATACTTATTCCCTGGTTAACCTCGATAAACCCGACTATAAAACCTATCCTGCTTTGCAATTTATAAAAGGCGCCGAGGTGATCCTGGAACCAGGCGACAGCATTTTTATGCCAGCTGGTTACTGGCACTACATGACCTACCTGGAAGGAAGTTTTTCTGCGAGTTACCGCAAGCTTCCAAATGCGTTGTATGTACTCTGCGGCATCCGGAACCTTGTGATCTTTTTACCACTTGATAAAGCCTTAAATAAATTATTAGGTAAACACTGGCTCGGTATCAAAGTGAGAATAGCGAAGAAAAGAGCGGAAAGGGTGATGAACAAAAACAGGATGCCGTATTTTGACGATGCCTTAGGTATCTAA